Proteins found in one Bacillota bacterium genomic segment:
- a CDS encoding PilT/PilU family type 4a pilus ATPase has protein sequence MALAVEDLLSAACRLEASDVHLTAGAPAMLRVHGMLVAAAEAAASELFDGRESLAELLAREPRWAGPLSAADLQELAASLLGGDGTRRDRFLTTGSCDLAYQLPGQARFRVNVYRQRGSPAVAARRLSFRVPGLGELFGHQPGLAETVAQLASLPRGLVLVTGATGSGKSTTLAAMVVHAVSQMARHVITLEDPIEYLIAHGRGLVNQRQVGEDVPGFAEGLRAALREDPDVIVVGEMRDPETIAAALTAAETGHLVLSTLHTRTAAAAVTRVVDAFPPRDRDQVRIQFAESIQGILAQQLLPRAGGGTRLAAVEVLLATPAVRAMIREGRIQEVPSAIQTGSQEGMVPMDRALADLVRAGLVSEEEARERCVMRQLFDSYLGGWFRVR, from the coding sequence GCGGCGTGCAGGCTGGAGGCCTCGGACGTCCACCTCACCGCGGGCGCGCCGGCCATGCTGCGGGTGCACGGGATGCTGGTGGCGGCGGCGGAGGCCGCGGCGAGCGAGCTGTTTGACGGCAGGGAGAGCCTCGCGGAACTGCTCGCCCGCGAGCCGCGTTGGGCCGGGCCGCTTTCCGCCGCGGACCTGCAGGAGCTGGCGGCGTCCCTGCTCGGCGGTGATGGGACCCGCCGAGATCGGTTCCTCACCACCGGCTCCTGCGACCTGGCCTACCAGCTCCCGGGCCAGGCACGTTTTCGGGTGAACGTGTACCGCCAGCGCGGCTCGCCCGCGGTGGCCGCGCGGAGGCTTTCCTTCCGGGTGCCCGGGCTCGGGGAGCTGTTTGGGCACCAGCCCGGACTGGCCGAAACGGTAGCGCAGCTGGCTTCCCTGCCGCGGGGCCTGGTGCTCGTCACGGGAGCTACCGGATCGGGCAAGTCCACCACACTGGCAGCCATGGTCGTTCACGCGGTTTCCCAAATGGCGCGGCACGTTATCACCCTGGAAGACCCCATCGAGTACCTGATCGCGCACGGCCGCGGGCTGGTCAACCAGCGGCAGGTTGGCGAGGACGTCCCGGGGTTTGCCGAAGGGCTGCGCGCTGCGCTCCGGGAGGATCCGGACGTTATCGTGGTGGGTGAGATGCGCGACCCGGAGACCATTGCGGCGGCGCTGACGGCCGCGGAAACCGGCCACCTCGTGCTCTCGACGCTGCACACGCGCACGGCTGCGGCCGCGGTGACCCGCGTGGTAGACGCCTTCCCGCCACGCGACCGGGACCAGGTCCGGATCCAGTTTGCCGAGAGCATCCAGGGCATCCTGGCCCAGCAGCTGCTTCCCCGCGCGGGTGGCGGGACGCGCCTGGCGGCGGTGGAAGTCCTCCTGGCGACGCCCGCAGTCAGGGCTATGATCCGCGAGGGCAGGATTCAGGAAGTGCCCTCGGCCATCCAGACGGGCTCGCAGGAGGGCATGGTGCCCATGGACCGCGCGCTGGCCGACCTCGTCCGGGCGGGTCTGGTCTCCGAGGAGGAGGCGCGGGAGCGGTGCGTCATGCGGCAGCTCTTTGATTCTTATCTGGGTGGCTGGTTCCGCGTGCGTTAG
- a CDS encoding PilZ domain-containing protein, with product MESNGKRVFIGLPRPGEQVLVAAPPGAVWCAVLAYDGALLLKPRSPLRVAPGDEVVVRRQRAGQEFFFRERVVEGQPLAVSLSVASVTRAPRHRVSAPVRVLLAGGVLLDGAAQDLSQGGARVALWRPVPEGAEAVLQLEGREARCEVRSCFPWAGGWWYAGLAFRERESDFAEAVGRLVARGSPGKKRERG from the coding sequence TTGGAAAGCAACGGCAAGCGTGTGTTCATCGGCCTGCCGCGGCCGGGCGAGCAGGTGCTGGTGGCGGCCCCGCCGGGCGCGGTGTGGTGTGCGGTGCTGGCGTACGACGGGGCGCTGCTGCTCAAGCCCCGGTCGCCGCTGCGGGTGGCGCCGGGCGACGAGGTGGTGGTGCGCCGGCAGCGGGCGGGGCAGGAGTTCTTCTTCCGCGAGCGAGTGGTGGAGGGCCAACCGCTAGCAGTGAGCCTGAGCGTAGCCTCCGTGACCAGGGCTCCCCGCCACCGGGTTTCGGCGCCTGTCCGGGTGCTGCTCGCCGGGGGCGTTCTCCTGGATGGCGCGGCGCAAGACCTGAGCCAGGGCGGCGCACGGGTGGCGCTCTGGCGCCCGGTTCCCGAGGGCGCCGAAGCGGTGCTGCAGCTGGAAGGCCGCGAGGCCCGCTGCGAGGTGCGGAGCTGCTTCCCCTGGGCGGGCGGCTGGTGGTACGCGGGGCTGGCCTTCCGGGAGCGGGAGTCGGACTTTGCCGAAGCGGTCGGCCGGCTCGTGGCCCGGGGGAGCCCCGGGAAGAAGCGCGAGAGGGGGTGA